From Zingiber officinale cultivar Zhangliang chromosome 5B, Zo_v1.1, whole genome shotgun sequence, the proteins below share one genomic window:
- the LOC121985269 gene encoding LRR receptor kinase SERK2-like isoform X1: MVVVYLFCIFMFLLSRVESDPQGDALYDMKMRLNATGNQLSDWNRDQVNPCTWNSVICDSNSNVIQVTLSSMGFNGVLSPRIGELRYLNVLSLPGNNITGGIPEQFGGLSSLTNLDLENNHLSGEIPASLGKLSKLQILILSQNNLTGNIPPSLTNLGALNDIRLAFNHLSGEIPGELFQVARYNFTGNNLNCDINYQHTCASIMPVQGKSQNSKVGIVLGIVGAVILLLVMGVIFFLCKGQRKGYQQEEFVDVAGEDDRRIAFGQLKRFAYRELQIATDGFSEKNVLGQGGFGKVYKGVLPDSSKIAVKRLTDYESPGGEAAFLREVEMISVAVHKNLLRLIGFCTTPTERLLVYPFMQNLSVAYRLREFKTGEAVLNWPTRKRVALGTARGLEYLHEHCSHKIIHRDVKAANILLDEDFEAVVGDFGLAKLVDVRKTSVTTQVRGTMGHIAPEYLSTGKSSERTDVFGYGIMLLELVTGQRAIDFSRLEEEDDVLLLDHVKKLQREKRLSDIVDRNLNNEYEGHEVEMMIQVALLCTQASPEDRPTMSEVVRMLEGEGLAERWEEWQQVEVTRRQEYERMQRRFDWGEDSLYNQDAIELSGGR, encoded by the exons ATGGTGGTTGTTTATCTATTCTGTATATTTATGTTTTTGCTCTCCAGAGTTGAATCCGATCCGCAAG GTGATGCATTATATGACATGAAAATGAGGTTAAATGCCACTGGGAATCAGCTTAGTGATTGGAATCGAGATCAGGTCAATCCTTGCACATGGAACTCTGTTATTTGTGACAGTAACAGCAATGTCATTCAAGT AACATTGTCTTCAATGGGATTTAATGGAGTTCTGTCACCAAGAATTGGAGAACTTCGATATCTAAATGTTTT GTCATTGCCAGGTAACAATATAACCGGTGGAATACCAGAACAGTTTGGTGGCCTCTCTAGTTTGACCAACTTGGATTTGGAAAATAATCATTTAAGTGGAGAAATACCAGCTTCCCTTGGCAAGCTTTCTAAGCTTCAGATATT GATTCTTAGTCAAAATAATCTTACAGGGAACATTCCTCCTTCCCTCACAAATCTTGGTGCCTTAAATGACAT TCGTCTAGCTTTCAATCATCTTTCTGGAGAAATACCTGGAGAGCTCTTTCAAGTAGCTAGATACAA CTTCACAGGAAACAATCTGAACTGTGATATAAATTACCAACACACTTGTGCTTCTATCATGCCTGTTCAAG GAAAATCCCAAAATTCAAAAGTAGGAATTGTGCTTGGAATTGTTGGAGCTGTCATATTATTGCTTGTTATGGGTGTCATATTTTTCTTATGCAAGGGGCAGAGAAAGGGTTATCAACAAGAAGAATTCGTTGATGTTGCAG GTGAAGATGATCGCAGAATTGCTTTTGGACAGTTAAAAAGATTTGCTTATCGAGAATTACAGATTGCAACTGATGGATTTAGTGAAAAAAATGTCCTTGGCCAGGGTGGTTTTGGAAAAGTATACAAAGGAGTGCTTCCAGATAGCTCTAAAATTGCTGTAAAACGATTAACTGACTATGAGAGTCCAGGTGGGGAAGCTGCTTTTTTACGTGAAGTAGAGATGATAAGTGTTGCTGTCCACAAAAATCTTTTGAGGTTGATTGGCTTTTGTACAACACCGACAGAACGTCTTCTTGTCTATCCTTTTATGCAAAATTTGAGTGTTGCATACCGGTTACGAG AATTTAAAACAGGGGAGGCAGTATTGAATTGGCCAACAAGAAAAAGAGTGGCACTAGGTACTGCACGTGGATTAGAGTACCTTCATGAACATTGCAGTCACAAAATAATACACCGCGATGTTAAAGCTGCTAATATCTTACTTGATGAGGACTTTGAGGCTGTAGTAGGTGATTTTGGGTTAGCAAAATTGGTAGATGTGAGGAAGACATCTGTGACAACTCAAGTTCGGGGAACTATGGGTCACATAGCACCTGAGTATTTATCCACCGGAAAATCATCTGAGAGAACTGATGTTTTTGGTTATGGAATTATGCTTCTTGAACTTGTCACTGGACAACGTGCAATAGATTTTTCACGcttggaggaagaagatgatgttttattgcTTGACCAT GTAAAGAAGTTACAGCGAGAAAAGCGTTTGTCTGACATTGTCGACAGAAATCTCAATAATGAATACGAGGGCCATGAAGTCGAAATGATGATCCAAGTTGCTCTTCTTTGCACCCAAGCTTCACCAGAGGACCGCCCAACAATGTCCGAAGTGGTGCGGATGCTTGAAGGAGAGGGTCTTGCTGAGAGATGGGAAGAGTGGCAGCAAGTCGAAGTGACCAGAAGGCAAGAGTATGAAAGGATGCAGAGAAGGTTCGACTGGGGAGAGGACTCTTTGTACAACCAAGATGCAATTGAGCTGTCCGGTGGAAGATAA
- the LOC121985269 gene encoding LRR receptor kinase SERK2-like isoform X2: MKMRLNATGNQLSDWNRDQVNPCTWNSVICDSNSNVIQVTLSSMGFNGVLSPRIGELRYLNVLSLPGNNITGGIPEQFGGLSSLTNLDLENNHLSGEIPASLGKLSKLQILILSQNNLTGNIPPSLTNLGALNDIRLAFNHLSGEIPGELFQVARYNFTGNNLNCDINYQHTCASIMPVQGKSQNSKVGIVLGIVGAVILLLVMGVIFFLCKGQRKGYQQEEFVDVAGEDDRRIAFGQLKRFAYRELQIATDGFSEKNVLGQGGFGKVYKGVLPDSSKIAVKRLTDYESPGGEAAFLREVEMISVAVHKNLLRLIGFCTTPTERLLVYPFMQNLSVAYRLREFKTGEAVLNWPTRKRVALGTARGLEYLHEHCSHKIIHRDVKAANILLDEDFEAVVGDFGLAKLVDVRKTSVTTQVRGTMGHIAPEYLSTGKSSERTDVFGYGIMLLELVTGQRAIDFSRLEEEDDVLLLDHVKKLQREKRLSDIVDRNLNNEYEGHEVEMMIQVALLCTQASPEDRPTMSEVVRMLEGEGLAERWEEWQQVEVTRRQEYERMQRRFDWGEDSLYNQDAIELSGGR; encoded by the exons ATGAAAATGAGGTTAAATGCCACTGGGAATCAGCTTAGTGATTGGAATCGAGATCAGGTCAATCCTTGCACATGGAACTCTGTTATTTGTGACAGTAACAGCAATGTCATTCAAGT AACATTGTCTTCAATGGGATTTAATGGAGTTCTGTCACCAAGAATTGGAGAACTTCGATATCTAAATGTTTT GTCATTGCCAGGTAACAATATAACCGGTGGAATACCAGAACAGTTTGGTGGCCTCTCTAGTTTGACCAACTTGGATTTGGAAAATAATCATTTAAGTGGAGAAATACCAGCTTCCCTTGGCAAGCTTTCTAAGCTTCAGATATT GATTCTTAGTCAAAATAATCTTACAGGGAACATTCCTCCTTCCCTCACAAATCTTGGTGCCTTAAATGACAT TCGTCTAGCTTTCAATCATCTTTCTGGAGAAATACCTGGAGAGCTCTTTCAAGTAGCTAGATACAA CTTCACAGGAAACAATCTGAACTGTGATATAAATTACCAACACACTTGTGCTTCTATCATGCCTGTTCAAG GAAAATCCCAAAATTCAAAAGTAGGAATTGTGCTTGGAATTGTTGGAGCTGTCATATTATTGCTTGTTATGGGTGTCATATTTTTCTTATGCAAGGGGCAGAGAAAGGGTTATCAACAAGAAGAATTCGTTGATGTTGCAG GTGAAGATGATCGCAGAATTGCTTTTGGACAGTTAAAAAGATTTGCTTATCGAGAATTACAGATTGCAACTGATGGATTTAGTGAAAAAAATGTCCTTGGCCAGGGTGGTTTTGGAAAAGTATACAAAGGAGTGCTTCCAGATAGCTCTAAAATTGCTGTAAAACGATTAACTGACTATGAGAGTCCAGGTGGGGAAGCTGCTTTTTTACGTGAAGTAGAGATGATAAGTGTTGCTGTCCACAAAAATCTTTTGAGGTTGATTGGCTTTTGTACAACACCGACAGAACGTCTTCTTGTCTATCCTTTTATGCAAAATTTGAGTGTTGCATACCGGTTACGAG AATTTAAAACAGGGGAGGCAGTATTGAATTGGCCAACAAGAAAAAGAGTGGCACTAGGTACTGCACGTGGATTAGAGTACCTTCATGAACATTGCAGTCACAAAATAATACACCGCGATGTTAAAGCTGCTAATATCTTACTTGATGAGGACTTTGAGGCTGTAGTAGGTGATTTTGGGTTAGCAAAATTGGTAGATGTGAGGAAGACATCTGTGACAACTCAAGTTCGGGGAACTATGGGTCACATAGCACCTGAGTATTTATCCACCGGAAAATCATCTGAGAGAACTGATGTTTTTGGTTATGGAATTATGCTTCTTGAACTTGTCACTGGACAACGTGCAATAGATTTTTCACGcttggaggaagaagatgatgttttattgcTTGACCAT GTAAAGAAGTTACAGCGAGAAAAGCGTTTGTCTGACATTGTCGACAGAAATCTCAATAATGAATACGAGGGCCATGAAGTCGAAATGATGATCCAAGTTGCTCTTCTTTGCACCCAAGCTTCACCAGAGGACCGCCCAACAATGTCCGAAGTGGTGCGGATGCTTGAAGGAGAGGGTCTTGCTGAGAGATGGGAAGAGTGGCAGCAAGTCGAAGTGACCAGAAGGCAAGAGTATGAAAGGATGCAGAGAAGGTTCGACTGGGGAGAGGACTCTTTGTACAACCAAGATGCAATTGAGCTGTCCGGTGGAAGATAA